One region of Polyodon spathula isolate WHYD16114869_AA chromosome 25, ASM1765450v1, whole genome shotgun sequence genomic DNA includes:
- the LOC121299474 gene encoding nucleolar complex protein 4 homolog → MAPPGDTNVSVDKTEKQTQKKSAKRELNRKAELVLESRKHANDVFDILEYLQSEKEEEVVCAIRACSRIFSALLERGDLYVGQLPKEEETLAADYSAEDKYRVWMRHRYSSCVQQLLELMCHEEYQVEEAALCALMKFVEMEGKRSLLKVDWDEHYSFPRELLKSVVEHLLSLEKDMSLLISRFQEYLEFEDIRYYVMASVNENVAKVMQKTKEALLPVYQNNVFALLSNINMPSKESEMTNFQVKQAAKHEEWKAAKLKEHKRAFERMWLGFLKHKLPSSMYKKVLVILHDSILPHMSKPTLMIDFLTAAYDVGGAISLLALNGLFILIHQHNLDYPDFYKKLYSLLEPSIFHVKYRARFFHLADLFLSSSHLPVYLVAAFAKRLSRLALTAPPQALLMVIPFICNLIRQHPSCRVLIHRPSAAEDPSEDPYIMEEEDPAKCCALESSLWELQSLQKHYHPNVAKAASVVSKPLCQQEVDINQLLEVSAFEIFEKELKNKAKTIPLEFEQAHTLLGRNDEVVGLHFALE, encoded by the exons ATGGCGCCGCCCGGAGATACAAACGTGAGCGTggataaaactgaaaaacaaacgcAAAAGAAATCTGCGAAAAGGGAATTAAACAGGAAAGCGGAGCTTGTATTGGAAAGTAGAAAACATGCCAACGATGTGTTTGATATACTGGAATACCTGCAG tctgagaaggaggaggaggtggtCTGTGCCATCAGAGCCTGCAGCAGGATCTTCAGTGCTTTGTTAGAAAGAGGGGATCTTTATGTTGGTCAGCTGCCAAAAGAGGAGGAAACACTGGCTG CTGATTACAGTGCTGAAGACAAGTACCGGGTGTGGATGAGGCACCGTTACAGCAGCTGTGTGCAGCAGCTGCTGGAGCTGATGTGCCATGAGGAGTACCAAGTCGAG GAAGCAGCACTGTGCGCTCTGATGAAGTTTGTTGAGATGGAAGGGAAACGCTCGCTGTTGAAAGTGGATTGGGACGAACACTACAGCTTTCCCAGGGAGCTTCTGAAA TCTGTGGTGGAGCACTTGCTTTCCCTGGAAAAGGACATGTCCCTCCTGATCTCCAGATTCCAGGAATACCTTGAGTTTGAGGACATCCGGTACTACGTCATGGCATCTGTGAATGAAAATGTGGCCAAAGTTATGCAGAAAACTAAAGAG GCGCTGTTGCCAGTGTATCAAAACAATGTCTTTGCTCTGCTGTCAAACATCAATATGCCCAGCAAAGAAAGCGAAATGACCAACTTCCAGGTGAAACAGGCAG CTAAACATGAAGAATGGAAAGCAGCAAAACTAAAA GAACACAAGCGTGCCTTTGAAAGGATGTGGCTTGGTTTTCTTAAACACAAG TTGCCGAGCAGCATGTATAAAAAGGTCCTGGTTATTCTACATGACTCCATTCTGCCACACATGAGCAAACCAACCCTGATGATTGATTTCCTAACTGCCGCCTACGACGTTG GTGGAGCCATCAGCCTGCTTGCCTTGAATGGACTATTCATTCTCATTCATCAACACAACCT GGACTACCCTGATTTCTACAAGAAGCTCTACAGTCTGTTGGAGCCCTCCATATTCCATGTGAAGTACAGGGCTCGCTTCTTCCACCTGGCTGACCTCTTCTTGAGTTCCAG TCATTTGCCGGTATACCTGGTCGCTGCATTTGCCAAGAGGCTGTCCCGACTGGCTCTTACTGCTCCTCCACAAGCCCTGCTGATGGTCATCCCCTTCATCTGCAACCTGATCCGCCAACACCCCAGCTGTCGAGTGCTCATCCACAGACCCAGCGCAGCAGAAG ATCCTTCTGAAGACCCTTACATCATGGAAGAGGAGGACCCTGCCAAGTGCTGTGCTCTGGAGAGCTCCCTGTGGGAGTTGCAG AGCCTGCAGAAACATTACCACCCGAATGTGGCAAAAGCAGCCTCTGTTGTCAGCAAGCCGCTGTGCCAACAAGAAGTGGACATCAACCAGCTGCTGGAGGTTTCAGCCTTTGAG ATCTTTGAAAAGGAATTGAAGAATAAAGCAAAGACTATCCCTCTGGAGTTCGAGCAGGCCCACACATTGCTTGGAAGGAATGATGAAGTTGTAGGATTGCACTTTGCGTTGGAATAG